Proteins encoded in a region of the Mucilaginibacter sabulilitoris genome:
- a CDS encoding isopenicillin N synthase family dioxygenase, translating into MSTVNIPRLDLDSYINGSAAERKQFSDDIGRAFNETGFVTITNHGLSKQLIDELYQQVKALFALPEDTKHKYEIPGLAGQRGYTGKGKETAKGFKTPDLKEFWQIGQTVTDGSPIKEQYPDNITVDELPVFNTTTREVYKKLESAGTHLLRAIAVYLNLDENYFDNKVHNGNSILRTLHYFPILDPDSVPADAVRAGAHEDINLITLLIGASADGLELLTREGNWFPVKAHGEDLVVNVGDMLQRLTNNKLKSTTHRVVNPPRELMKNSRYSVPFFLHPVSDMELTSLETCIDAQHPKLYPDITAGEYLDERLREIGLKM; encoded by the coding sequence ATGAGTACAGTAAATATCCCAAGGCTTGATCTGGACAGTTATATAAATGGCAGCGCGGCCGAACGCAAACAATTTTCGGACGATATTGGCCGGGCATTTAACGAAACCGGCTTTGTAACCATTACCAATCACGGTTTAAGCAAACAATTAATAGATGAGCTTTACCAACAGGTGAAGGCCCTGTTTGCATTGCCCGAGGATACCAAACACAAATATGAAATACCCGGGCTTGCAGGTCAGCGTGGATACACTGGTAAAGGAAAAGAAACCGCCAAAGGGTTTAAAACCCCCGACTTAAAGGAGTTTTGGCAAATAGGCCAAACCGTAACAGATGGCTCACCCATTAAGGAGCAATACCCTGATAACATAACGGTTGATGAACTTCCTGTTTTTAACACTACGACACGTGAGGTATATAAAAAACTGGAATCTGCGGGTACACATCTGCTTAGGGCCATCGCGGTATATTTGAATTTAGACGAGAATTATTTTGATAATAAAGTGCACAATGGAAATTCTATACTGCGCACCTTGCATTATTTCCCTATTCTCGACCCTGATTCGGTACCTGCCGACGCAGTACGTGCCGGTGCACATGAAGATATAAACCTGATTACCTTGCTGATTGGCGCAAGTGCCGATGGATTGGAACTACTTACCCGCGAAGGCAACTGGTTTCCGGTTAAGGCTCATGGGGAAGACCTGGTAGTGAATGTGGGCGATATGTTGCAGCGCCTAACTAATAACAAGTTAAAATCAACCACGCACAGGGTAGTAAACCCACCCCGCGAGCTGATGAAAAACTCCCGTTACTCGGTTCCATTTTTCCTACACCCGGTATCAGACATGGAATTAACCAGCCTTGAAACCTGTATAGACGCGCAACATCCTAAATTATACCCGGACATTACAGCAGGCGAATACCTGGATGAGCGACTAAGAGAGATTGGCTTAAAAATGTAG